In the genome of Xanthocytophaga agilis, one region contains:
- a CDS encoding DUF1501 domain-containing protein has protein sequence MKRRDFLSRSALATAGTMLIPNFLKAFERQHLNTLGLNNKKLVIIQLSGGNDGLNTIIPFRNDIYYKVRPKLAIESQYVLQVSDELGFNPALTGMKQLYDDGLLTILNSVGYPNPDRSHFRSMDIWQTASGSDEFLSTGWIGRYLDSACGGYCNQPYKAIEVDDTLSLAMKGDRLKGLAVSNPQKLYQLTHNRLITDINSAQHTEADHEQVSYLYKTLGETVSSAAYIYDKSKIYKTKAFYPPTELGRKLKTIAELIVSGIETNIFYVSISGFDTHINQKLRQGQLLKQYSEAMSTFIQDMKQNNQLNETLVMTFSEFGRRVAQNGSGGTDHGTANNVFLIGGKLKKPGFFNESPNLQNLDEGDLKYQIDFRSIYATLLKDWLKVDDKMILSNLIGHLDLV, from the coding sequence ATGAAAAGACGTGATTTCCTTTCCCGATCAGCCCTGGCAACAGCAGGAACAATGCTGATTCCCAATTTTCTGAAAGCCTTTGAAAGACAGCACCTCAATACTTTAGGTTTAAACAATAAAAAACTAGTTATCATTCAACTGTCGGGGGGAAATGATGGACTAAATACCATTATCCCATTCCGAAATGATATCTATTATAAAGTACGTCCCAAACTTGCCATCGAATCACAATATGTATTACAGGTATCTGATGAATTAGGTTTTAATCCAGCTCTGACAGGTATGAAACAGTTATACGATGATGGTCTGCTTACTATTCTCAATAGTGTTGGATACCCTAATCCCGACCGATCTCACTTTCGTTCGATGGATATCTGGCAAACAGCATCTGGGTCGGATGAATTTCTGAGTACAGGCTGGATCGGCAGATACCTGGACTCAGCCTGTGGAGGATACTGTAATCAGCCCTACAAAGCCATTGAAGTAGATGACACATTAAGCCTGGCAATGAAAGGAGATCGCCTGAAGGGACTGGCAGTGTCAAATCCTCAAAAACTTTATCAGTTAACACATAACAGGTTGATTACAGATATAAATTCAGCACAACACACTGAGGCGGATCATGAGCAGGTAAGCTATTTATATAAAACGCTAGGTGAAACTGTCTCATCTGCTGCTTATATCTATGACAAATCCAAAATCTATAAAACCAAAGCATTCTACCCTCCTACTGAACTTGGTAGAAAGTTAAAAACCATTGCCGAACTTATCGTATCAGGAATAGAAACCAATATCTTTTATGTATCAATCTCCGGGTTTGATACACATATCAATCAGAAACTACGACAGGGACAATTGTTGAAACAGTATTCAGAGGCAATGTCCACTTTTATACAAGATATGAAACAGAACAATCAACTCAATGAAACGTTGGTTATGACATTTTCAGAATTTGGTCGCAGAGTTGCTCAGAATGGTAGCGGGGGTACAGATCATGGAACTGCCAATAATGTATTTCTTATAGGAGGGAAACTGAAAAAGCCGGGGTTCTTTAATGAATCTCCTAATCTTCAAAATCTGGATGAAGGTGACCTCAAATACCAGATCGATTTTCGCAGCATTTATGCCACCTTGCTAAAAGACTGGCTCAAGGTAGATGATAAGATGATCCTAAGTAATCTTATAGGTCATTTAGACCTAGTGTAA
- a CDS encoding DUF1800 domain-containing protein, with translation MQTKISNQQKIKHLYNRAGFGISPLTRETVDHKSIEKAVRELFVQSKNIYPLQVVTAEQMRLEREEKKDSKQTFTQSATPQEKIKTIIKDRIESIKSLNLAWVSQMVSGNAMLREKMTLFWHGHFACRSNNAYFMQIQNNTLRKHALGKFGDLLMAISKDAAMLGFLNNKQNRKDSPNENFAREVMELFTLGRDHYTEQDIKNAARAFTGWQFRHDGEFFFNQRQHDEGEKTFFGKTGNFTGEDILTTILENKQTARFITTKIYQYFVNEKPDPTIINSLSDQFYKSDYDIAQLMESIFTADWFYQSSIIGSRVKSPVELLVGLQQTFTIQFQETQNIIFLQKVLGQILLNPPNVAGWKEGKNWIDSSSLLFRMQLPELLFQSAEVRVEAKEEGDVNTAYLNNRKGKTIQASANWTGLQNAFKKVKDTETLDALAGYLLSLPITQAQKDLIWRRADKSSKDALIKSLSSALVSLPEYQLC, from the coding sequence ATGCAAACAAAAATATCCAACCAACAAAAGATTAAACACCTTTACAATCGGGCAGGTTTTGGTATCTCACCACTTACGAGAGAAACAGTTGATCACAAATCTATTGAGAAAGCAGTAAGGGAATTGTTTGTTCAATCAAAGAATATTTATCCTCTGCAAGTAGTAACAGCAGAACAAATGAGATTGGAAAGAGAGGAAAAAAAGGACAGTAAACAAACCTTTACACAAAGCGCAACCCCTCAGGAAAAAATTAAAACTATTATCAAAGATCGCATAGAAAGCATAAAATCCCTGAATCTTGCATGGGTCAGCCAAATGGTCAGTGGTAACGCGATGCTAAGAGAAAAAATGACATTGTTCTGGCATGGCCATTTTGCCTGTCGTAGCAACAATGCTTATTTTATGCAAATTCAGAACAATACACTTCGCAAACATGCATTGGGCAAGTTTGGTGATTTACTGATGGCTATTTCGAAGGATGCAGCTATGTTGGGCTTTCTCAATAACAAACAAAACCGCAAAGATAGCCCCAATGAGAATTTTGCACGCGAGGTAATGGAGTTATTTACTCTAGGAAGAGATCACTATACAGAACAGGATATAAAAAATGCAGCAAGGGCCTTCACAGGATGGCAGTTCAGACATGACGGAGAATTTTTCTTTAACCAAAGACAACACGATGAGGGAGAAAAAACATTCTTTGGTAAGACAGGCAACTTTACAGGAGAAGATATACTCACTACCATTCTGGAAAACAAACAAACAGCCCGATTTATTACCACTAAAATCTATCAATACTTTGTTAATGAAAAACCTGATCCAACAATTATCAATAGCCTGTCAGACCAGTTTTATAAGTCGGATTATGATATAGCTCAACTAATGGAATCTATCTTTACCGCAGACTGGTTTTATCAGTCTTCTATCATTGGTAGCAGAGTAAAAAGTCCGGTAGAGCTGTTAGTAGGCTTACAACAAACATTCACTATTCAGTTTCAGGAGACACAAAATATTATCTTCCTTCAGAAAGTTCTGGGACAAATCCTACTCAATCCCCCAAATGTAGCTGGCTGGAAAGAAGGAAAAAATTGGATTGACAGTAGCAGTCTTCTTTTTCGGATGCAACTCCCCGAATTACTTTTCCAGTCAGCAGAAGTAAGGGTTGAGGCAAAAGAAGAAGGAGATGTAAATACAGCATATCTGAACAATCGCAAAGGAAAAACTATTCAGGCATCCGCCAATTGGACTGGATTGCAAAATGCCTTTAAAAAAGTGAAGGATACGGAAACTCTTGATGCTCTTGCTGGTTATCTCTTATCCTTACCTATCACACAGGCCCAAAAAGATCTGATCTGGCGAAGAGCTGATAAAAGCAGTAAAGATGCCTTGATTAAAAGTCTTTCTTCTGCATTGGTTTCTCTGCCTGAATATCAACTTTGTTAA
- a CDS encoding L,D-transpeptidase family protein → MNNSHKFFYLILVFLLSIFIACSKKQPAIHDKADKVLVFKAKRKMQLLKGNNVLRTYTIALGESPEGHKGKEGDERTPEGKYTLDWRNAKSSCYKSLHVSYPNEQDRKSAEEKGVSPGGMIMIHGLHPSITWVGRFHTLYDWTNGCIGVTNAEMDEIWKAVPDGTTIEIKP, encoded by the coding sequence ATGAATAACTCCCATAAGTTCTTTTATCTAATCCTCGTTTTTTTGTTGAGTATTTTTATTGCCTGTTCTAAAAAACAACCTGCAATTCATGATAAAGCAGATAAAGTTTTGGTATTTAAAGCAAAACGAAAAATGCAGTTGTTGAAGGGTAATAACGTATTGCGGACCTATACCATCGCTTTAGGAGAAAGTCCTGAAGGTCATAAAGGAAAGGAAGGAGATGAAAGAACTCCGGAAGGAAAATATACGTTGGACTGGCGAAATGCCAAAAGTAGCTGTTATAAATCACTGCATGTTTCTTATCCTAATGAACAGGACCGCAAGAGTGCAGAAGAGAAGGGTGTATCACCAGGAGGGATGATTATGATTCATGGTTTGCATCCAAGTATTACATGGGTGGGTCGCTTTCATACACTTTATGACTGGACAAATGGATGTATAGGAGTCACAAATGCAGAAATGGATGAGATATGGAAGGCTGTTCCGGATGGAACAACCATTGAAATAAAGCCATAA
- a CDS encoding quinone oxidoreductase — protein MKAIQVTIPGGPEVMEYREVVIPTPKPGEALVRIKSIGVNFIDIYHREGRYPLPTPFTPGSEAAGVVESIGDGVTEVKPGDRVAYALQIGSYAEYAVVPVSKLVPIPDSVDDDRAAAVLLQGLTAHYLCYSTYPVKPTDTILIHAGAGGVGLLLTQMIRQIGAKIITTVSTEEKAQLSRQAGADEVILYTQQDFETEVMRITNQSGVQVVYDSVGKTTFDKSLACLRPRGYMVLFGASSGAVPPFDPLHLSKKSIFLTRPTLGHYVLTRDELLQRTNDLFQWIAEGKLQLQIEHVYRLEEVAQAHKDLAARITTGKVLLKP, from the coding sequence ATGAAAGCCATTCAAGTTACCATCCCCGGCGGTCCTGAAGTAATGGAATATCGGGAAGTAGTCATACCAACTCCTAAACCAGGAGAAGCACTTGTTCGAATCAAATCCATTGGAGTCAATTTTATTGATATCTACCATCGGGAGGGTCGATATCCTCTTCCAACTCCCTTTACTCCGGGTTCAGAAGCAGCCGGAGTTGTAGAATCAATCGGAGATGGGGTGACAGAAGTAAAACCTGGCGACAGGGTTGCCTATGCCTTACAGATAGGCAGTTATGCCGAATATGCCGTTGTCCCAGTCAGTAAACTGGTACCTATTCCAGATTCGGTGGATGATGATAGAGCAGCGGCTGTCCTTTTACAAGGACTTACAGCCCATTATCTCTGTTATAGTACCTACCCTGTAAAACCAACCGACACTATATTGATACATGCAGGAGCAGGAGGCGTAGGACTATTATTAACCCAGATGATTCGGCAAATTGGAGCAAAAATCATTACCACGGTTTCAACAGAAGAAAAAGCTCAGCTTTCCCGACAAGCCGGAGCCGATGAAGTCATTCTATATACGCAACAAGACTTTGAAACAGAAGTCATGCGAATTACTAATCAATCTGGTGTTCAGGTAGTATATGACTCAGTAGGTAAAACAACCTTTGATAAAAGTCTGGCATGTTTGCGACCTCGAGGGTATATGGTTTTGTTTGGAGCCTCCAGTGGAGCAGTGCCCCCATTTGATCCATTACATTTAAGTAAGAAATCTATATTTCTAACCAGGCCTACATTAGGTCATTATGTATTGACTCGTGATGAACTATTGCAACGGACAAATGATTTGTTTCAATGGATAGCAGAGGGAAAACTCCAGTTGCAGATAGAACACGTTTATCGCCTAGAGGAAGTCGCCCAGGCACACAAAGATCTCGCAGCACGTATCACAACAGGAAAAGTTTTGTTAAAGCCATAA
- the eat gene encoding ethanolamine permease: protein MQTITETQPKLKKEINTIQLWSLAVGMVISGEYFGWNYGWQTSGTIGFLFSTLLVTLMYVTFIFSYTELTAAIPKAGGPFSFATRAFGPIGGFIAGFATLVDFLLAMPAIAYALGAYIHFLIPQIPVEETAISMYVIFIAVNWFGIKEGARISLIVTLLSVGEILLFMGLIVFNFKSDNFFAHNPPTISFGSIFAGIPFAIWFFVAIEGVAMVAEEVKNPQKTIPRGYISAIITLVILALGIMILSAGVGDWRKLQQIDHPLPEVLAMVFGHESGWTKIFTSLGLFGLIASFHGNTISYSRQIFALARENYLPNQLSFLNRYQTPHWALIAGGLIGVLAIYSGKTDQIIVMSGLGAVVMYAISMVSLLVLRKKEPDLERPYKTPFYPIFPYLALVLALFCTAAISYFYPLLSAIFFGLLFFFLILFVLFGFKYIKSNIG from the coding sequence ATGCAAACCATCACAGAAACACAACCCAAACTAAAAAAAGAGATAAACACCATACAATTATGGTCGCTGGCAGTTGGTATGGTCATATCCGGAGAGTATTTTGGATGGAATTATGGTTGGCAAACTTCAGGTACCATAGGGTTTCTTTTTTCGACTCTTCTGGTTACGCTAATGTATGTCACTTTTATTTTCAGCTATACAGAACTTACTGCTGCTATTCCTAAGGCCGGAGGACCATTCTCTTTTGCTACACGTGCCTTTGGTCCCATTGGCGGCTTTATAGCGGGTTTTGCAACGCTGGTTGACTTCTTATTAGCCATGCCAGCCATTGCATATGCCTTAGGTGCCTACATACACTTTCTGATTCCCCAAATTCCGGTAGAAGAGACGGCAATCAGCATGTATGTAATATTCATTGCAGTTAACTGGTTTGGAATCAAGGAAGGTGCCCGTATTTCTTTGATTGTAACGTTGCTTTCTGTGGGCGAAATCCTATTATTCATGGGATTGATTGTTTTTAATTTTAAATCAGACAACTTTTTTGCTCATAATCCTCCAACAATCTCTTTCGGTTCCATATTTGCCGGTATTCCGTTTGCTATCTGGTTTTTTGTCGCTATCGAAGGTGTTGCTATGGTAGCAGAAGAGGTGAAAAATCCTCAGAAAACTATTCCAAGAGGATATATCTCTGCTATCATTACACTTGTTATCTTAGCACTAGGTATTATGATTCTGAGTGCTGGCGTAGGAGATTGGAGAAAACTCCAACAGATAGATCACCCATTACCAGAGGTACTGGCAATGGTGTTTGGACATGAAAGTGGATGGACCAAAATATTCACTAGTTTAGGCCTATTTGGTTTAATTGCTTCTTTTCATGGCAATACTATTAGCTATTCAAGACAGATTTTTGCATTGGCACGTGAAAATTATCTACCCAATCAACTAAGTTTTCTGAATCGTTATCAAACCCCGCACTGGGCACTCATAGCAGGAGGGTTGATTGGGGTACTAGCAATTTATTCTGGTAAAACAGACCAGATCATTGTTATGTCCGGACTTGGAGCGGTTGTGATGTATGCGATTAGTATGGTGAGCCTGCTGGTTCTGCGAAAGAAAGAACCAGATTTGGAACGACCTTATAAAACTCCATTCTATCCCATTTTTCCTTATCTGGCATTAGTTTTGGCCTTGTTTTGTACAGCAGCTATTAGTTATTTCTATCCTCTGTTAAGTGCTATCTTTTTTGGATTATTATTTTTCTTTTTAATTCTATTCGTGTTATTCGGCTTTAAATATATTAAGTCCAACATAGGATAA
- a CDS encoding M61 family metallopeptidase, which yields MKKTLVSVFTIFFIVSLGYCQSAIYYRVSFPNAVHHEAEITANFSGLSSQPLIVRMSRSSPGRYATHEFGKNIYNLKATDANGNYIAINRLESDVWEIPKHGTTVNILYTLFGNLVDGTYVGIDETHAHLNMPATFLWAKGLESAPISITFDIPDGSNWKVATQLKPAPEPNTFSAPNLQYFMDSPTELSNFTLKEWTVTNTDKKSLTIRLALHHDGTDENVTTYTPMVQKVVQEAGGIFGEWPSYDYSTYTFIQDVFPDNDGDGMEHRNSTFITDAASFKGNPKDFLGTVSHEFFHCWNVERIRPKSLEPFNFEHSNMSSELWFAEGFTSYYGELILRRAGFYDNDQYTQSLSGQLNYVLNSPGTYRFSPVEMSQQAPFVDAASYVDPVNFANTYTSYYPYGCVVGLALDLSLRTKFKNLTLDDFMKSVWQTQGKPEKPYTVSDLQTILGQVTKDTAFANTFFRKHVTGHEVADYQTLLSKMGFLLRKARPNEAFFGRNLKGEQGQISVRTGTQINTPLYNAGIDQGDIILSVENTTVTDTKNLDELIKKHKPGDVVAVQYNHKGAVKTTKVTLSENPQLEVVTYEKAGMKTTKEMLALRDNWLKSKALP from the coding sequence ATGAAAAAAACACTAGTATCTGTTTTTACAATCTTTTTCATTGTCTCTTTAGGGTATTGCCAATCAGCAATCTATTATAGAGTATCTTTTCCCAATGCGGTTCATCACGAAGCAGAAATTACAGCTAACTTCTCAGGTTTATCCAGTCAGCCACTGATAGTTCGAATGAGCCGATCTTCTCCAGGCCGTTATGCAACACATGAGTTTGGTAAGAATATTTATAATCTGAAGGCTACTGATGCCAATGGAAATTATATTGCAATCAATCGGCTAGAGTCAGATGTATGGGAAATACCGAAACATGGGACCACGGTCAATATTCTGTACACATTATTTGGAAATCTGGTCGATGGTACGTATGTGGGCATTGATGAAACACATGCCCATTTGAATATGCCTGCCACCTTTCTGTGGGCCAAAGGTTTAGAGAGTGCACCTATCAGTATTACATTTGACATACCAGATGGTTCAAACTGGAAAGTAGCCACCCAACTCAAACCAGCCCCTGAGCCAAATACTTTCTCAGCTCCGAATCTGCAATACTTCATGGATTCACCAACTGAGCTAAGCAACTTTACACTGAAAGAATGGACTGTAACCAACACTGATAAAAAGTCTCTTACCATTCGTCTTGCCTTACATCATGATGGTACAGATGAAAATGTAACTACCTATACTCCTATGGTACAAAAAGTAGTACAGGAAGCAGGAGGTATTTTTGGTGAATGGCCTTCCTATGATTATAGTACCTACACCTTTATCCAGGATGTGTTTCCAGATAATGATGGGGATGGAATGGAACACCGCAATTCAACATTCATTACAGATGCGGCATCTTTTAAAGGCAATCCGAAAGATTTTCTGGGTACAGTTTCTCATGAATTTTTTCATTGCTGGAATGTAGAGCGGATTCGTCCCAAGTCATTGGAACCATTCAATTTTGAGCATTCCAATATGAGCAGCGAACTTTGGTTTGCAGAAGGATTTACCAGCTATTATGGTGAGCTTATTTTACGAAGAGCAGGATTTTATGACAATGACCAATATACACAAAGTCTGTCAGGACAGTTAAATTATGTACTTAATTCTCCTGGTACGTATCGCTTTTCACCTGTAGAGATGAGTCAGCAGGCTCCGTTTGTGGATGCGGCCAGTTATGTAGATCCAGTCAACTTTGCCAATACCTATACTTCCTATTATCCTTATGGATGTGTAGTTGGCTTGGCTCTTGACTTATCTCTGAGAACAAAATTTAAAAACCTGACTCTGGATGATTTTATGAAATCAGTTTGGCAGACTCAGGGGAAACCGGAAAAACCCTATACTGTTTCGGATCTCCAAACCATTCTTGGACAAGTCACCAAGGACACAGCGTTTGCCAATACCTTTTTCCGTAAACATGTAACTGGCCATGAAGTAGCAGATTATCAGACTCTATTAAGCAAAATGGGATTCCTGCTTCGGAAAGCAAGACCCAATGAGGCTTTCTTTGGAAGAAATCTGAAAGGAGAACAGGGACAGATTAGTGTCAGAACAGGAACACAAATCAATACCCCGCTTTACAATGCAGGTATTGATCAGGGAGATATTATTCTTTCGGTTGAAAATACAACTGTAACAGATACTAAAAATCTGGATGAGCTCATAAAAAAACACAAGCCAGGAGATGTAGTAGCTGTACAATATAACCACAAAGGTGCTGTCAAAACCACTAAGGTTACACTAAGCGAGAATCCACAACTAGAAGTAGTTACCTATGAGAAAGCAGGAATGAAAACAACAAAGGAAATGCTGGCTTTACGTGACAACTGGTTAAAAAGCAAAGCTTTACCATAA
- a CDS encoding T9SS type A sorting domain-containing protein translates to MKHFYWLLMLFGNIFTTSYAIQSPVLIFPQANSTVSLKDLSGFTVNANEPTARYIAIRVWLNDPRNLIFADAKNLTANEATQAVTFSSWDKSLLKPSQQYLIELKTLNANGGFLKQLYFTFFTSSLPIQIASKPLLISPKPDSALILSERGVLYKSMGTYIVNANNPIARYMSVKVLNARTGEQINYVRGGPVSEIYLQDAQAAISNVSRTQYIYEGSISEGITGKPFGGKVTIVTYDSLHVLLDSASYPITIIPRPFSKDIPIQLLSPTPGQSNVALPVQVRIKHPDTTPFTDIEFVYSGYEIDRYPADWQGSDFRKNTTVRRYFSGSIGSWDIDSLQPGTTYQLKLNYTVFNTLDAQPYINLDTIITFTTKPVISSSKPLLLSPKPDSVMVLYQRGVFDLSMGSYVVNANNPIARSMDVRFYNTQTGQRIDYVRSEPVPLFYFANAQLATSDVTRTLYISTPNTGKLFDARVDMITYDSLHTRLDSVSYAIKILPRPLGKDLPLTFLSPTPGQNNVERPVQVRIQEPTSPPFTDIDFAYEYYLIDRYPADWQGSDFRKRMLSTNFPVGSTPSWQIDSLQAGTTYQMKLSYLVIGAFDSRPYLRLDTTILFTTAPAQGTNPLLLWPVNNATVSICDSTNALFNANNINAQMLSIKVFRNDPRQVIHEYSYQLSDAMSATKTIAVPDFFQQLNASGQYLIEVKTQTASGGLIAQQYFTLFTSGCSSAARKVLSENMESSLQSIVSPNPSVSDFKIQLHSGYSKAIVEVISIDGRIINQYSAQGNSQIQINGSGLKPGMYLIQVRGSDGKAEQFKIVKQ, encoded by the coding sequence ATGAAACATTTTTATTGGTTGCTGATGTTATTCGGCAACATTTTCACAACCAGCTATGCGATTCAGTCGCCTGTATTAATTTTCCCGCAGGCAAATTCTACAGTTAGTCTTAAAGATCTTTCTGGATTTACGGTTAATGCCAATGAACCTACTGCCCGATATATTGCTATTCGGGTCTGGCTTAATGATCCGCGTAATCTGATATTTGCAGATGCTAAAAATCTGACAGCAAATGAAGCAACCCAAGCTGTTACTTTTAGTTCGTGGGACAAGAGTTTATTAAAGCCCTCACAGCAATATCTGATAGAGCTGAAAACGCTCAATGCCAATGGTGGGTTTCTCAAACAATTATACTTTACCTTTTTTACCTCATCATTGCCTATTCAGATTGCAAGTAAACCTTTATTAATATCTCCCAAGCCTGACTCAGCATTGATTTTATCTGAGAGAGGGGTACTTTACAAAAGCATGGGAACTTATATTGTAAATGCCAATAACCCAATTGCTCGGTATATGAGTGTAAAGGTTTTGAATGCCAGGACTGGCGAGCAAATTAATTATGTAAGAGGAGGTCCCGTATCTGAGATTTATTTACAAGATGCGCAGGCTGCTATCAGCAATGTGAGTCGTACACAATATATTTATGAAGGAAGTATCAGTGAAGGAATTACAGGTAAACCCTTTGGTGGAAAAGTAACTATTGTTACCTACGATTCACTACATGTGTTATTGGATTCTGCTTCTTATCCAATCACAATTATACCCAGACCATTTTCTAAGGATATACCTATACAATTGCTTTCACCTACCCCCGGGCAAAGTAATGTCGCACTTCCTGTTCAGGTTCGAATAAAGCATCCGGATACAACTCCTTTTACAGACATAGAGTTTGTTTATTCCGGTTATGAGATTGATCGGTATCCTGCGGATTGGCAAGGGAGCGATTTTAGAAAAAATACCACTGTGAGAAGGTATTTTTCCGGATCGATTGGTTCTTGGGATATAGATAGCCTGCAACCTGGTACAACCTATCAGTTGAAATTGAACTACACAGTTTTCAATACCTTGGATGCCCAGCCATACATTAACCTGGATACTATCATTACGTTCACGACTAAGCCAGTGATAAGTAGCAGTAAACCTTTGCTCCTCTCACCTAAACCTGATTCTGTAATGGTTCTGTATCAGAGAGGTGTTTTTGATTTGAGTATGGGAAGTTATGTTGTAAATGCTAACAACCCAATAGCCAGGTCTATGGATGTACGCTTTTATAATACACAAACAGGTCAAAGAATAGATTATGTAAGGTCTGAACCCGTACCATTATTTTATTTCGCTAATGCTCAGCTAGCTACCAGTGATGTAACCAGAACTCTATATATCAGCACACCCAATACGGGGAAACTATTTGATGCGAGGGTAGATATGATTACATATGATTCACTTCATACAAGACTGGATTCTGTCTCATACGCTATAAAGATTCTGCCTCGTCCATTGGGTAAAGATCTACCATTAACTTTTCTTTCACCTACCCCCGGACAAAATAATGTGGAGCGTCCTGTTCAGGTTCGAATACAGGAACCAACGTCGCCTCCTTTTACAGATATAGACTTTGCTTATGAATACTATCTGATCGATCGTTATCCGGCAGACTGGCAAGGCAGTGATTTCAGAAAGAGGATGCTCTCAACCAATTTTCCTGTAGGTTCGACACCTTCCTGGCAGATTGATAGTTTGCAAGCGGGTACTACTTACCAGATGAAACTGAGTTATTTGGTTATCGGAGCTTTCGATAGTAGACCTTATCTTCGTTTAGATACAACTATTCTCTTTACAACAGCGCCAGCACAAGGGACGAATCCATTGTTACTTTGGCCAGTAAATAATGCAACTGTTAGTATTTGTGATAGTACGAATGCATTGTTTAATGCAAACAATATCAATGCACAAATGCTCTCTATAAAGGTATTCAGAAATGATCCAAGACAAGTAATACATGAATACAGCTATCAGCTTTCAGATGCTATGTCAGCAACAAAAACTATTGCTGTACCAGATTTCTTTCAGCAGTTGAATGCTTCTGGTCAGTATCTGATCGAAGTAAAAACACAGACCGCTTCAGGTGGGTTAATCGCTCAACAGTACTTTACGTTATTTACCAGTGGTTGTTCATCTGCTGCCAGAAAAGTTTTGTCTGAAAATATGGAGTCTTCTTTACAGTCTATAGTTTCTCCTAATCCATCTGTAAGTGATTTTAAAATCCAGCTACACAGTGGTTACAGTAAAGCTATCGTTGAGGTGATTTCTATAGATGGCAGAATCATAAACCAATACAGTGCTCAAGGTAATAGTCAGATTCAGATAAATGGTAGTGGATTAAAGCCTGGAATGTACCTTATCCAGGTGAGGGGTAGTGATGGAAAGGCTGAACAATTTAAAATCGTGAAGCAATAA